One Fontisphaera persica DNA window includes the following coding sequences:
- a CDS encoding LamG-like jellyroll fold domain-containing protein, whose product MTRLAAPAWLVIFLVFMLAGRSFAQPTPVVHFSFSEGGGSTTTNGGSRGGQATLATQGGYPMFAGNAPVGPYAPAFNSSAMDFGPIVAASDGNRAVDLPGALGPINGFTVCGWVNCRDLTVGWGGNRLVFALVAPNGNGFDLVHLADGSLQLGVNQWPDGSPAVSSAGRLTADPNTGPANWVFFAVTYDGTLGADNVNFYFGNGETLAVLDVTHTYSRGVLPDCGAVTLANFGPVAGARTELGPAGGSRVLRGLLDQVMVFTNVLSLAEIRAVQVAPAAPPAPLAFVSEPVERVVNAGQDAVFSVVVTGGLPIWYQWQRNGENIPGATNATYVLSPARSEDHGAQFRVVVSNLVSVLVSSNATLGVQSDLVAPWVVSVGAPSLTNILITFSEPLDAGMAQEVGNYMVQPGNLGIWTAVLAANQSNVLLTTDLMVTGAVYTLTVQGIADRALPFPNFLLGTNVAFTAYVPPPVVPIVDFSFSEGSGTATTNRGTRGGLASFATQGGYPMFAANAPVGPYAPAFNSSAMDFGPIVAASDGNRAVDLPGALGPINGFTVCGWVNCRDLTVGWGGNRVVFALVAPNGNGFDLVHLANGSLQLGVNQWPDGSPAVSSSGRLTADAGTGPANWVFFAVTYDGTQASDNVKFYFGNGDTPAALDVTRTYSRGVLPECGAVTLANFGPVAGARAELGPGGGSRVLRGLLDQVMVFTNVLTLEEIQAAQVKAAQPPAPLAFLAEPANQTAYAGREAVFSVVVSGGLPIWYQWQRNVVDIPGATNATYVLNPVRAEEHGAQFRVVVSNLVSQLVSSNATLQVQSDVTPPWIVQVVAPNLTNLLITFSEPLDAGMAQEVGNYMVQPGNLGIWTAVLAANQSNVLLTTDMMVTGAVYTLTVQAIADRALPLPNFLLETNVTFTAYMPPPRGVPVVEVRFEEGSGNTVTNSGRAGGVGWIDYGTASSLPGLPTFTNNVPLGPYAPAGNLYALYTGAGSAHSNYAGKAVDFPYAVKTNTVGVSQFTVTGWINATDGTIGGGGNRIISTWPSDAGSITSNRLTGFDVVMESNGRLRLGVNQAPDFPNPPGNIGPTSSSGRVPRDSTASPGNWTFFAITYDASLPSDNVKFYFGNGNTPATRDAGATLVNYNRGPVLDASVARELTLGNFVAGTSNDAGTRDSSSNSRAFRGLMDEIRFFAQALTEEEIRQVQVMGGQTAPEAPPGVVSQPVSLTLFAGQPAVFSVIATGTPPLNVRWLRNGEVIPAATNFIYTFMAAPADDGAVFRAEVYNNYGTNLSEMARLTVLPEDGRKVRFSFNEGNGTWSTNLGNVGGRGDFIQQGGFPQFSVSVPAGIYAPASNVTALDFGTLGAADGNRAVDLVHGFGNSLGRMGSFTVCGWLNCRDSTVGGGGNRIVFALESPNGRGFDLVHQADGSLQLGVNQWPDGTPARSSAGRLTADPQAGPQNWVFFAVTYDSGLEVGQVKFFFGSPGSAAALDLATNYLRGPIEATGQVTLGNFGAVAGTVRTATGSSNSRCFRGLMDEIQVFNRALSLQEIRYVQVGLPPNFIVTAPWLGLGRQGGQLIFNWTSPVPFRLFYTDDLGNGNWQPVEATVEVQGGQSTVRLNADQPLRFFRLQP is encoded by the coding sequence ATGACCCGGCTGGCTGCCCCGGCCTGGCTGGTCATCTTCCTGGTCTTTATGTTGGCGGGGCGGTCTTTCGCCCAGCCGACGCCGGTGGTCCATTTTTCATTTAGTGAAGGAGGGGGGAGCACGACCACCAATGGCGGTTCGCGCGGCGGGCAGGCGACGTTGGCGACGCAGGGGGGCTATCCGATGTTCGCGGGGAATGCTCCGGTGGGGCCGTATGCGCCTGCCTTCAACAGCAGCGCGATGGATTTTGGGCCGATTGTGGCTGCTTCGGACGGCAACCGAGCCGTGGACTTGCCGGGGGCACTGGGACCAATCAATGGCTTTACGGTATGCGGGTGGGTGAATTGCCGCGATTTGACCGTGGGCTGGGGCGGCAACCGATTGGTGTTTGCTTTGGTGGCGCCCAATGGCAACGGGTTTGATTTGGTGCACCTGGCTGATGGGTCGCTGCAATTGGGGGTCAATCAATGGCCGGATGGTTCACCGGCGGTCAGTTCGGCGGGTCGGTTGACGGCGGATCCCAACACGGGGCCAGCCAATTGGGTGTTTTTTGCGGTGACGTATGATGGGACGCTGGGTGCGGACAATGTGAATTTTTATTTTGGAAACGGGGAGACGCTGGCGGTTTTGGATGTGACACACACGTACAGCCGCGGGGTGCTGCCGGACTGCGGCGCGGTGACGCTGGCCAATTTTGGGCCGGTGGCCGGGGCGCGGACGGAGCTGGGGCCGGCCGGGGGCAGCCGGGTGTTGCGTGGGTTGCTGGACCAGGTGATGGTTTTCACCAATGTGTTGAGTTTGGCGGAGATCCGGGCGGTGCAGGTGGCACCTGCCGCACCGCCTGCGCCGTTGGCGTTTGTGAGCGAACCGGTGGAACGGGTGGTGAATGCTGGGCAGGATGCGGTGTTTTCGGTGGTCGTCACTGGGGGATTGCCGATTTGGTACCAGTGGCAGCGGAATGGGGAGAACATACCTGGGGCAACCAATGCGACGTATGTGTTAAGTCCGGCTCGGTCGGAGGACCATGGGGCACAGTTTCGGGTGGTGGTGTCGAACCTAGTCAGCGTGCTGGTGAGCAGCAATGCGACGCTGGGGGTGCAGAGCGATTTAGTGGCACCCTGGGTGGTTTCGGTGGGGGCGCCGAGTTTGACGAACATTTTAATTACGTTCTCCGAGCCGCTCGATGCGGGCATGGCGCAGGAGGTGGGGAATTACATGGTGCAACCGGGTAATTTGGGCATCTGGACGGCGGTTTTGGCAGCCAACCAGAGCAATGTATTGCTGACCACGGACCTGATGGTCACGGGGGCGGTTTATACGCTGACGGTGCAGGGGATTGCTGACCGGGCCCTGCCTTTTCCCAACTTTTTACTGGGGACGAATGTTGCATTCACGGCCTACGTGCCGCCGCCGGTGGTGCCCATAGTGGATTTCTCCTTTAGCGAGGGAAGCGGCACGGCGACGACCAACCGCGGGACGCGGGGAGGGCTGGCCAGCTTTGCCACGCAAGGGGGCTACCCGATGTTTGCGGCGAATGCGCCGGTGGGGCCGTATGCGCCTGCCTTCAATAGCAGCGCGATGGATTTTGGGCCGATAGTGGCTGCTTCGGACGGCAACCGGGCCGTGGACTTGCCGGGGGCACTGGGGCCGATCAATGGCTTTACGGTATGCGGGTGGGTGAATTGCCGCGATTTAACGGTGGGGTGGGGGGGCAACCGCGTGGTGTTTGCCCTGGTGGCGCCAAATGGCAACGGGTTTGATTTGGTGCACCTGGCCAATGGATCATTGCAGTTGGGGGTCAACCAATGGCCGGATGGTTCACCGGCGGTCAGTTCGTCCGGGCGATTGACGGCTGATGCGGGCACGGGGCCTGCCAACTGGGTGTTTTTCGCGGTCACCTATGACGGGACACAAGCCTCGGATAATGTAAAGTTTTACTTTGGCAATGGCGATACTCCTGCGGCGCTGGACGTGACGCGCACCTATAGCCGCGGTGTGTTGCCGGAATGCGGTGCGGTGACACTGGCCAATTTTGGGCCGGTGGCTGGGGCGCGCGCTGAACTCGGCCCCGGCGGGGGCAGCCGGGTGTTGCGTGGGTTGTTGGATCAGGTGATGGTTTTCACCAATGTATTAACGCTGGAGGAAATTCAGGCTGCCCAGGTGAAAGCCGCGCAGCCGCCCGCTCCGCTGGCTTTTCTTGCCGAGCCTGCCAACCAAACGGCTTATGCTGGCCGGGAAGCGGTGTTTAGTGTGGTGGTGAGCGGCGGTTTGCCGATTTGGTACCAGTGGCAGCGGAATGTGGTGGACATACCGGGCGCGACCAATGCGACCTATGTGTTGAATCCGGTGCGGGCCGAGGAGCACGGGGCGCAATTCCGGGTGGTGGTGTCCAATCTGGTCAGCCAGTTGGTGAGCAGCAACGCCACATTGCAGGTGCAAAGCGATGTGACGCCGCCCTGGATTGTGCAGGTGGTGGCGCCGAATTTGACGAACCTTTTGATTACTTTTTCCGAGCCGTTGGATGCTGGCATGGCCCAGGAGGTGGGAAATTACATGGTGCAACCGGGCAATCTGGGCATCTGGACGGCGGTTTTGGCGGCCAACCAGAGCAATGTGTTGCTGACGACCGACATGATGGTGACTGGCGCGGTATATACGCTCACGGTGCAGGCCATCGCGGATCGGGCTTTGCCACTGCCCAACTTTTTATTGGAGACGAATGTGACCTTCACGGCCTACATGCCGCCGCCGCGGGGCGTGCCGGTGGTGGAAGTGCGCTTTGAAGAAGGCTCCGGCAACACCGTGACCAACAGCGGGCGCGCGGGGGGCGTGGGGTGGATTGACTATGGCACGGCAAGTTCTCTGCCAGGATTGCCCACTTTCACCAACAATGTGCCGCTGGGGCCGTATGCGCCGGCGGGCAATCTTTATGCACTCTATACTGGCGCCGGGTCGGCCCACTCCAATTACGCCGGCAAAGCGGTGGATTTCCCCTATGCGGTCAAGACCAACACGGTGGGGGTGAGCCAGTTTACGGTCACGGGATGGATCAATGCCACTGATGGGACTATTGGCGGCGGAGGCAACCGCATCATCTCCACCTGGCCCAGCGATGCTGGCTCCATCACCAGCAACCGGCTGACGGGCTTTGACGTGGTGATGGAGTCCAATGGGCGGCTGCGGCTGGGGGTGAATCAGGCGCCGGACTTTCCCAATCCCCCCGGCAACATTGGCCCCACCAGCTCGTCGGGGCGGGTGCCCAGGGATTCGACGGCATCGCCCGGCAACTGGACCTTTTTTGCCATTACCTACGATGCTTCTTTGCCGTCGGACAACGTGAAATTTTACTTTGGCAATGGCAACACACCGGCCACAAGGGATGCTGGCGCAACGCTGGTGAACTATAATCGCGGCCCGGTGCTGGATGCCAGCGTGGCGCGTGAGCTGACGCTGGGGAATTTTGTGGCGGGCACGTCCAATGACGCAGGGACGCGGGATAGCAGCAGCAACTCCCGCGCTTTCCGCGGTTTGATGGACGAGATTCGGTTTTTTGCCCAAGCCCTGACGGAGGAGGAAATCCGGCAGGTGCAGGTGATGGGCGGGCAGACCGCCCCCGAGGCTCCGCCGGGGGTGGTGTCGCAGCCAGTGTCATTGACCTTATTTGCCGGACAACCCGCGGTGTTCAGCGTGATTGCCACGGGCACGCCCCCATTGAACGTGCGTTGGTTGCGCAACGGGGAGGTCATTCCCGCGGCCACCAATTTCATCTACACCTTTATGGCTGCGCCGGCCGATGACGGGGCCGTTTTCCGGGCGGAAGTGTATAATAATTATGGCACGAACCTGAGTGAGATGGCCCGGTTGACGGTGCTGCCCGAGGACGGCAGGAAGGTGCGGTTTTCGTTCAATGAAGGGAATGGCACATGGAGCACCAATCTGGGCAATGTGGGCGGCCGGGGCGATTTCATCCAGCAGGGTGGTTTTCCGCAGTTCTCGGTTTCCGTGCCGGCGGGAATCTATGCGCCTGCCAGCAATGTCACGGCGCTTGATTTTGGCACGCTTGGCGCCGCCGACGGTAACCGGGCGGTGGACCTGGTGCATGGGTTTGGAAATTCCCTGGGCCGCATGGGGTCGTTTACGGTGTGCGGATGGTTGAACTGCCGCGATTCAACCGTGGGCGGCGGGGGCAATCGCATTGTGTTCGCGCTGGAAAGCCCGAATGGTCGCGGATTTGATCTGGTGCATCAGGCGGATGGCTCGCTGCAATTGGGGGTGAATCAATGGCCGGATGGCACGCCGGCCAGAAGTTCCGCGGGCCGGTTGACGGCGGATCCGCAGGCGGGCCCGCAAAATTGGGTGTTCTTTGCGGTGACCTATGATTCGGGGCTGGAGGTGGGACAGGTGAAGTTCTTCTTTGGCAGCCCTGGCAGCGCCGCTGCTCTGGACCTGGCCACCAATTACCTGCGGGGACCCATCGAGGCCACTGGTCAGGTGACCTTGGGGAACTTTGGCGCTGTGGCGGGGACGGTTCGCACCGCCACCGGCTCCTCGAACAGCCGGTGTTTCCGGGGGTTGATGGATGAAATCCAGGTGTTTAATCGGGCGCTCAGCCTGCAGGAGATTCGGTATGTGCAGGTGGGTTTGCCGCCGAACTTCATCGTCACAGCGCCCTGGCTGGGACTGGGCCGCCAAGGAGGCCAGCTCATATTCAACTGGACTTCGCCTGTGCCGTTCCGGTTGTTTTACACCGATGACCTGGGCAACGGAAACTGGCAACCGGTGGAGGCCACAGTGGAAGTGCAAGGTGGGCAATCCACGGTGCGTCTCAACGCGGACCAACCGCTCCGGTTCTTCCGCTTGCAACCTTGA